Part of the Aquimarina sp. MAR_2010_214 genome is shown below.
TTGAAACCCTCGAAGATATTTTGAAAGGACATCCTAAAGCAAAGGAAATCAAATGGTCTTTTGATTATGAGAACGAAAATCAAAACGACGTCGAAACCTTATATAAAAAGATTATCGAAGTGTTTTCTGATAATGGCCCCGATCAAGAATATGATTTTATGATGTATGCATTAGCCAAAATTGCAGATGCCAGTGAGGGAATGAATACAAGTGAAGAGAAAATGATTACCAATTTCTCTAGAGATTTATTAGAACGTTTTAAAAGCGATATCGAGAAAATTCAAGAAAAATATAAGTAGCCTTTAGTCAGAAAAGAGACAATTTTTCTGACCAGAGACAAGTAACACGATTTATTATTTATATGCAAAAAATAGCCCTATTATGTATGGCGATAGCTTTATTTTGTGTAAGCTGTCAATCTGAAAAAAAAGAAAATTCAACTGTTACAATAGGAACAAAAGAACAAAAACTCTCCCCGTATGATCTGGGAAAGAAAGTATTTCATGGTAAAGGAAAATGCTATACTTGTCACAAGATTGATAAAAAATCTATTGGCCCAGGTGTTATCGAGATTGTAAAGGTTTACAAGGATCAAAATAAGGATCTGATGTCATTTTTAAAGCAAGAAGCAGACCCTATAGTAAACCCGGAGACCTTTGCTGTAATGAAAACCAATTTTGCGATTATCAAAACATTTACAGAAGAAGAGCTTAAAGCCGTAGAAGTATATATGACAGAAGTAAATGCTAATACAACAAAATGATATATAAACTTTTAGTATTTGTTTTTTTGATTTCGGGTACCGTTATAGCTCAGCAGGGCACTCCAAAAAGTGCCTTTCTTGAAAAGTGGAAAAACTCTAAGGACTATCTTTTAAAAATTGCTGAGCAGATGCCAGAAGATAAATTTGAGTTTAAACCTACCGAACGGGAAATGAGTTTTAAAGAACAATTATTTCACATTCGTGGCAATATGCTTTGGTTAGGGACTACGTATTTTTCTTCAGAAGAATTTGATCGAGAAAAATTAAAAGAAAACCTTCCTGAAACCAAAACTGAAATCATTACTTTACTTACTAAGGCATTTGATAAAGTATATACTTACATTCAGGAAACCGATAAAGATGATCTGAAGTTTGAGGTTGATTTTTTTGCAGGCCGAAAATCAAAGCTGCAAATTCTTAACCTATTACAAGACCATGTTACTCATCACCGAGGGCAGCTCATTGTTTATCTTAATCTAAATGATATCGAACCACCACGTTATGTGGGGTGGTAGTCATTTGACACTATGTCTACATCAAAATCTATATTGCATAAGTGTCTTTTTAGATTCCTGTTAATATTTTGGTGTATAAGCAATATTTATGTAGTAGTTTTAACCCGTTGTGCATTTGACCTTTTTTAATTCGAAATTCGTCAGTTCGATTTCGACCAAAGGAAGAAGTGTATCGAGAATAGAATTTTGAATCGAAAAAGCTATTCTCGATAGCTCTGCTGAGCTTGTCGAAGTACAATTTTTTTATGTTATTATTTTCTAAAAACACAACAGGATAGTTTTAATTTAAAAATACATTTCAAATTCCGTACTTTAGTACCATACTTAAACCACAATGACTCTATTAATCATTTACGCCGTACTTTCTATTTTCTTTTCGTTTTTATGTTCGATACTAGAAGCGGTTTTGCTTAGTGTAACCCCAACTTTTATCAATGTCAAGAAAAAAGAGGGCAAAGCATATGCTAACACATTAGAAAATTTAAAAAAAGATGTAGATCAACCGCTGATTGCAATCTTAACTCTAAACACAATTGCCCATACTGTGGGGGCTATTCTGGTTGGAGTGCAAGCAGAGCAACTACCTTATAAGTTTGAAATCCTTGGTGTTAATATGGTAGGGATTGTATCTACAATCATGACACTGTTAATTCTAGTATTGTCAGAGATTATTCCTAAAACAATTGGAGCAACATTCTGGAAGCAATTGGCAAATTTCACATCCAAATCACTTGTGATTTTGATAGCACCATTAAAGTACACAGGTATTCTATGGGTATTACGTCTTACTACTAAACTTATTGGTGGTAAAGGACATCATGGGTCAGTGTTAAGTAGAGAAGACTTTACAGCAATGACAGATATTGCTCATGAAGAAGGTGTTTTTGAAGAATCTGAATCCAAAGTGATTAAAAACCTATTAAACTTTAAAGAAATTTTAGCCAAAGATATTATGACACCCAGAAGTGTGTTAAAAATAGCTCCCGAAGATCAAAATATCGCTGAGTTTTTTAAGGCTAATAAAATGTTACGATTCTCCAGAATACCAGTATATAAAGATAATCCGGATCATATTAGTGGTTATGTGCTTAAGGATGAGGTTTATAAGGGAATGGCAGAAGACAATCATGATATGATACTTGCAGACCTTAAACGACAATTGTTTGTAGTAGATCGAAATCTAGCTGTACCAAACCTATTCGAAAAATTCGTAGAGCAACGAGAACATATTGCTCTGGTAGTAGACGAATATGGGTCGGTAAGTGGTCTGGTTACTATGGAAGATGTAATTGAAACACTATTAGGGTTAGAAATTGTAGATGAAAGTGATACCGATGCTAATATGCAAGATCTGGCACGTAAAAATTGGGAAAATCGTGCAAGACGACTTGGGATTTTAGACGATAAAAAAGAAGAATGATCGATGAGGTTTATATAGAAACCCCATTAGGTATTGCAACGATATCAGGAGATAAAGATGGAATTGCGAGTGTTTCTGTTACCAAAGAGTCAGACAATCTACCTTCTAAAGATATTCCTTTACATTTACAAAAGGCAGTCTCACAGCTCAAAGAATATTTTGAAGGCCAACGTATAGATTTTGAGCTCACTTTGAATCCTTCTGGTACTGATTTTCAGAAAAAAGTTTGGGCCGAATTGCTCAAAATTCCTTTTGGCAAAACCGTATCCTACCTTGATATAGCCAAAAGATTGGGAGATCCAAAAACAATACGAGCCGCAGCAAGTGCCAATGGTAAAAACCCATTATGGATTATAGTCCCTTGCCATCGGGTTATTGGCAGTGATGGATCACTTACCGGATATGCTGGTGGATTATGGAGAAAAAAATGGTTGCTTGACCACGAAAGCCCTGTAAAGCAACAGTCTCTATTTTAAACTTTAGAATATAAATAATAATAATTTGCCTTTTATGAAAACTTCATTCTATATCATGAGCTGTATGCTCATTCTAATTTCTGTAGAATTGTCTGGACAAGAGTCTTTGGATAGAGAATTAAAGCAAGTAATCAATTATAATATCAAGTCAATAGATTCTTTATTAATAAAAGCAGATAGTTTAAGTAACTCTAAAAATTATGAAGAGGCAGAGAAAGCTTATAGATCCATTTTCGAGCTTGCTCAAAAAAAGCAGCAAAAAAAATTAATACTTGATGCTGGTTTTAAATTAGAGCGATTTCTATCTGAAACAATGGAAAAATATGAAGAATCTAAAGAAGTAATTATTTTTTTAAATGAGTATTGCGATCAGTTAGATGATAAAGACTGTCAAATTAAAAGTATTTTTCGATTAGGAGAACTATATCAAATAAAAGGAGAGTTTATTAAGGCTCTCGAATATTTTAGTGAAGCTGTATTGAGGGCAGAGAATTCAGAGAACAGTTATTTACGTTGGAAAACAAGAACGTTAAGAGGGTTTTTACTAGGAGAGATTGGAGATCAAGATAATGCTAAAAAAGACTTTGAAAAAGCATTAAACTATCTAACAGAAGAAGATTCAGATTCTTATAGGAGCACATCCTACATTAACATTGCATCTTCATTTAGTGATAAAAAGCCTGATTCTATAATTTATTACTCTAAACTTTCTGCAAAATATTGTAACAATAATAAAAGTTCTAGAAACTGTTACATTGCTTATAATAATATAGCATGGTCTTATCTATTAAAAGGCAAACCAAAAAAAGCATTAGAACTTATCAATGCTAATATTGATATTGATAATATGCAGTTTAGTTATCGTGATAATTTGTATGCTGGAGTAATGCATACTATTGGGGCAATAAACTATGAATTAGGTAATTATAAAGAATCACTCGAATATTTTGAGATAGCTAATACATATTTTGAAAAAAAACGAACTATAGTTAATTCGATTATTGTGAAAGAGGATCTTTCTAAAGCATACGAAAAAACAGGTGACTTACGATCAAGCATTAAGGCTCTAAGAGAAATTATACCATTATTTTCTAAGATGGATAGTTTAAAAATTACCCGAGAGATTGCAAGGATTGAAAGCAAAAAAATTCTTAATATTAAAGACGAAAAAATTTCTGACCTTAAGCAAGAAAATGTAAAAATAGAAAAGAAGGTAAACAAAACTAGATGGGTTATTTATTTTTTAGGCCCTTTTCTAATTATAATTATATCTATTCTGTTATATCGAGGGCATAAGAATGCCTTACGATTTCACCGAATTAATGAAGAGCTAAGTTTAAGTAGATTGAAATCCCTTAGATCGATGATGAATCCACACTTCTTATTTAATTCATTTAGTACTTTACAAAATTACATTCTTAAAAAAGATAATCTTAGAGCAAATGAATATATGACAGAGTTGTCAAACCTGATCCGAAATGTTCTATCTAGTTCGGATAGTATTTTTATTAATTTTGAAGAAGAATTACAAATTTTAAAATCGTATATTACGATAGAACAGGAAAGATTTGGTAAGAATTTTGAAATAAAGTATCAAATAGATGATGAATTAATACGAATGAACCCTACCATTCCTTCTATGGTAGTTCAACCTTATATAGAAAATGCATTAATTCATGGATTTTCTCATTCGGATAAAAAAGGAATACTAGTGCTGTCTTTTGAAAAAGAAGAGGATACTTTACTATGTAAAGTGATTGATAATGGGATAGGAAGAGGTGAGGCAGAACGATTACAGAAAAAAGGGAATGATAAAATGCATTTATCTATCGCAACAAGAAATACCAATGAGCGTTTAAGAATTTTAAGTGAAATAATAAATCAGAAAGCAAGTGTTGTTATCCGAGATCTTTTTGAACCTTCAGGTGTATCTAAAGGGACAGAAGTAATAATTACACTTCCATTAATGAAAACCAAAATGAATGAGTAACCTGCTTAAATGCATAATTGTAGATGATGAAATAAAAGATAGAGAGAATATGCGCTTACTTTTAGAATCGTACTGCCCTCAGGTAGAGATTATAGGAGAAGCAAAGGATCGTACTTCTATATTATCTATATTATCCAAAACCAAACCTGATTTGGTTTTTATGGATATTCAATTGGGTGCTATATCTGTATTTGATATTCTTAATGAGTTGGATAGTATTGATTTTAAGATCGTGTTTGTTACTGCATATGATAAGTATGCCATACAAGGATATCAGTACGATGCTATTGATTATTTATTAAAACCGGTAAATCCAAAACGGTTAATTAAAGTAATCAATAAAATATTACTGTTTAACAATCATTCAGGTTCTAAAGAAAAGGTGCTACAAGATTTTAGTGATTTATATACCAAAATGATGGAAACGCCTAAGATATCAATTACTGATGCCAAAGGAGTTCATAGGGTTAAGGCAATAGATATTATTTATTGTGTTAGCGATGGTAATTATACCACTTTCATCCTTAAAGACAATTCAGAGATTATCATTTCCAAAAATTTAAAACATTTTGAAATTAAACTTAAAGACTATAACTTTTTAAGAATACATAAATCTTATCTGATTAATATGGATCATATTGATTTTTTGATAAAAGAACAAGGAGGATCGGTAATTATGAAAAATGGAAAATCTCTTCCGGTTTCTAGAAATTGTAAAAAAACTTTATACGAAAAGATGGACATATTATGAAGTGTAATATAGTTCAGATCGTTCTTTCGTACAATTAATTGAAAAGTAAAACATACGCTATAGTAGTTGTGAAATCTGTTTCTAAAAAAACAACGTCTGATTAACGTAAATCTTGTTACGTTAAACTTACATTAGTAGTTTCTTTCCGAATTACAAATGATTTTTTTGTATTATTTTAACTTAAGTTTAGAAGAGTATAAAAAGTCTCAATTAAAGTGTTTTTTTCATACTGAAATGAAGAAAGATTGTATCAAAAAAAACCTTCCAAAAGTATACGATAGTAGATGTTAAGATTACACAACATCATCAAATGAACTTTATAAGTTCAAAAAAGCAGTAAATACATTCAAATTGTTGTTTAAAACATTGAGTTAATAATTGATATTAAAGGAGTATTACATTTAGTGCGTATTTAATTCAAATTACTTCAATTATGAGTTTTTTTTTAAGAACAGCTATATTGTTTTTGATAGCAACTTTAATAGGAGCATCTTCATGTACCAAAGACGAAGTTGATTCAATTGATGAAGTTCAATTCACTCATTTACCAAAAGATGTTTTAGTAAAACTAAAAGAACTGAAATTAGATCCCTCAGATTTTAATATGATAGAAATTGTTGAGATAGATGGGTCTAAAAACGAGATGATTGTAATGGGTGATATGATGATAAGTAAAGAAAGACTTATAAAAACCAATGCAAACGAGTCTGTTTATATATCAAATCGAACGAAGTTTATTGTAGATACAAAGATTCATGATGTGATTAATCTGTATGTTAATACAGAAAACACTGCATATGGCCTGTCAAAAAAAACTCAGGAAGCATTGAGAGATGCTATAAAAGAGTATAATGAAATACCAGGAACTACCATTAGATTTAACGCAATTTTTAGTAGTGATAATTCCAGGTATAACGAAAAAAATTATGATGTTTTGGTCAATGTTCAACCTGATTTATTTAGTGAAACTGATATTACAGGAGCCTCAGAATTTCCAACAAAAGAAGGGCACCCAGGTGAGCATTTTGTTCTTTCTGTAGGAGCTAATAAAGCTAGTGCTAAAAATTATAATTCTCTAAAACACTTAATAATGCATGGATTAGGTCATGTTATTGGGTTTAGGCATGTAGATTGGGCCACCAGATCTTCTTGTGTGAGGCATGAATTTCAAAAAGAAGAATCAAAGGAAGATGTTGTTATTTATATTTCAAGAATGTTTTCTAGTATGTCACCACAATTTGATTCTGTTATGAATGCTTGCTGGAGAGAAACGGAAGGAAAATTTTCTACCTCTGATAAAAAAGCTATAAAAAGCCGTTATCCTCTTCGTAGTCCACTGTTAAATTGATTATTGTCGGGGTTAAGAAAGTGAAAAATATGATTATCCGCTAGTAATATGGATAATTTGATAAGATATCTCATCATTAGAGTTTATGTTAGTCAGTGATAAAGAGTACCTTGAAAACAGGTGCTCTTTTCTTTCTCTTAGATCATACTTTTATGAGGAATAAAGTTTTTAATAGTTCTCATGTTTTTAAACCTGAGTTCGATGTAATATTTTAGTTTAAAAAAGATGTCAAATTGAGTGATTTTTCATAATGACCTCTCGACTTTAGCCTGTTCTGAGCTAAGCCGAAGGACTCGAGATGACGTGGAGAAAAATTGTATCGACCCTTCGACGAAGCTCAGGATGAGAAGGATTTTTATGAAAATTTTCTTGTCTTCGATACAATTTTCTATCGAAAATCACTCTGACTGACGTGAATTTGGTATATCGAATTCAGGTTCTAACAGTGATGATTCTATTTATGAATTGGATAATAGATGATCTTGGTTATATTAATTAACCCCTATACTTTCTAATGCAATTTCTAATTTTTCAATTTTTTCGGATAATTTTTCAACTTTAGAAAGTGTTTCTTTCATTTTTAAGATTTCTGTCTCTTGTTTTTTCAAGATAGTAATCCATTCATTTGTTTTAAGGCCTACAGATACATTAATACGATTAACTAATGAGTTATTGGAAGCAGACCAAGCACGACCAATAATATTTTTAAGGTCCTTAACCTCTATATCTTTTTCAGCAATAGCAATAGAATATCCATCGTTATTACCACTGGCAACAATAAAATCCCCAATAGCAACTTTACCAGCTACCAATGCTGGTACTTGCCCCATGAAACCTACCTTTTCATAATTTTTTTGTTCGTTTTTGTCGGGCATATTACCCAAAACAATAGGATTTGCAGAAATAGTTAATACATGATCAGCATCCTTAGTGTTTTTAGAAATCTTACCTCCTTTAATGCCAACCACTTCACCAAAAACAAATGTATCTGTAGGATTTTGTTTTTCTAACCATTCTGCATAATCTGCTCCTTTAGATCCATATATAATACCTTGATTGCTAGCGACTTGTTTTAGAGGGATTACTATAGAAGCCATAGCTATTGACCATGGTGACAATGGAAGAAACCCCAAATTATGTTCAGCACCCCAACCGATCATTGCTCCTATTTGATCTGATGCTTCAAGTCCTATCTCAGGATCAAAAAAACCATCAAAATTAAGAGAAGGAAACTCCCCTATGTCAAAATCGGAAGTAGGTAGTGATCCTGGATTAAAAGAAAGAGAAGGGAGAGAACCTCTACCAAAATCAAAGTCAAATTTTGCAAAATTGATATCTAAACTTGGTAACGAACCTCTTCTGAAATTTGCATTAGGTAATGAACCGTTATTAAAAGCTAGTGAAGGGAGTCTTCCTCCTGTTAATACGCTATCAAAATCAAATACATTGAATAAAGTATTGAAATCAGGAACAGGAAAAGATTCCCATAAATCTCCCCCCAATAAGTCATAACTTTCTATTCTTCCGGCTACATAATCGTCTTTTCCATAAAATGTTATAAATCGATTTCTAAAACTTAATGTTTCGTTATTAATTCGAATAGCAATACCATCTGCATTACCTCCAGCATTACTTTCAAAAAGAGCAATATGCTCTGCGTTAGAATCACCATCTGTTACTTCTTTATCAGAACGAACAATTAAAGTAGACAAAGTGGTATTTCCTTCTACATCCAAACTATCCTTTAATGTTGTATTCTTATCCACATGTAATGTTCCTGATAAGTTGGTAGAATTTTCATTATTTACATTCAGGTCATTATTTAGATTTGTGATGCCGTCTACCATAAGTTCTCCAGATAGATGAGATAGGTTTCCATCGATAACATACAAACCTTTTTTTAAGATAATATCTCCATCGATCTCTGTATTTCCTGAAAAGATAGATTTTCCACTCACTTTCATATCACCTGTTGCTATAATATCCCTGTGAAACGCATAGGGAGTAAATAAAAGTTGTTGATTGCTTAAGGTTTCAAAATCTCCATTTTGATTAATTTCTACGAGTAAGTCTTTTCTTTTTCCATCCCAAACAATAGCATTAAAACTTTTTTCAGAAGTAGGTTGTCCTTGCCCAATGACCAGATTTATCATTCCGAATGCATCAGTTTTTACCTGATGTGTTTCTTGAAATTCAGTCTCACTCGAGGCTGTGCGCATTATTGTAAATCGTAGAAGTATGTCTGCATGAACTAATACGTTTCCATTAACATCCTGTCCAGGTAATTGTTGAGTGTTTTTATCTAAAATGACTGCTTGATATGTTAATCCATCAGTTTGAGCTAATAGACTGTTAAAAGTTATAAGTAGAAGTAATTGTAGTATTTTTTTCATAACCTAAGATTTTATACTATTTACCCGATGAACTTCTTTTGTTATAAATTCGCAGGATATATAGAGGTGTTGTTTATTGTTTTTCGAGATTTATAGCCAAACCAATGCCGATCATATTTGCATAAATGTATAATTTGGAATCGCCGCCTTGGGATACTTGAGACAATGCAAAACTGTTTATATATTGATAGGCTAGACTAATGGTAGTATTTTTAGAAATTGGGTGTTTAATTCCGATACTTCCACGGTAAAAGAAGGTAGCGTCACCAAATTCTCCTAGATGTCTAAGATTGAGGACTTGATTATTAATTACTTGATTACCGTGTATTAAAAAATCGGTAGATAAAGCAGCTTTAAGATAAGGCTCAAAATTACCTACACTAAATGGAGTGTATTCTACCCCCAAAGCAATACCCAAATAATCAGCCTCCCATTCAAAATAATTATTTTGAGTGGGTTGACTTCCTTTAGAACCAAGACTGTTATAGATAACATCCAGTGTTAAATCGAGTTTGCTTTCAAATATTTCAAAATTTATACCTGTTGCAATGAAACTTTTAGAAATAGGTTGAAAATTTTCGAAGTTCTGACCTTGAGAATCTTCAAATCTAAATGAAGAAATGGATTTTCCGGTTTCTATACGCAATGTCTGTGCAGAAGTTGATATACTAATAATTAAAAAAAGTAAGTAGAGTTGTTTCATGAAATTAATTTTTGATGATTTGTGATCTTAAAAAAGTTCCAGCAGTAGAGATTCTAATTAAATAAGTTCCCGATGAAAAAAGAGAAACATCTATATCGATACTATTAGTAGCATCATAGGTCTTAGAGAATATGGTTTTTCCGTTTAGATCTATAATATCAATATCAATTGTTGACTTAACTGTTTTTTCAAAATCAACATGTAATACAGATGCTGTTGGGTTAGGATATAGAATAGGTTTTAGAGATTGAGAATCTTGCAACACGTTGCCTTTGACTACTAAGGGGTTTTGATACCCCTGAAGCACGACATAATTAGTGCCTATAAAGGTGCCGATAACACT
Proteins encoded:
- a CDS encoding methylated-DNA--[protein]-cysteine S-methyltransferase, translated to MIDEVYIETPLGIATISGDKDGIASVSVTKESDNLPSKDIPLHLQKAVSQLKEYFEGQRIDFELTLNPSGTDFQKKVWAELLKIPFGKTVSYLDIAKRLGDPKTIRAAASANGKNPLWIIVPCHRVIGSDGSLTGYAGGLWRKKWLLDHESPVKQQSLF
- a CDS encoding permease yields the protein MVSRDRIYQTFGELLYVIAMSDGLIQKKEVETLEDILKGHPKAKEIKWSFDYENENQNDVETLYKKIIEVFSDNGPDQEYDFMMYALAKIADASEGMNTSEEKMITNFSRDLLERFKSDIEKIQEKYK
- a CDS encoding histidine kinase yields the protein MKTSFYIMSCMLILISVELSGQESLDRELKQVINYNIKSIDSLLIKADSLSNSKNYEEAEKAYRSIFELAQKKQQKKLILDAGFKLERFLSETMEKYEESKEVIIFLNEYCDQLDDKDCQIKSIFRLGELYQIKGEFIKALEYFSEAVLRAENSENSYLRWKTRTLRGFLLGEIGDQDNAKKDFEKALNYLTEEDSDSYRSTSYINIASSFSDKKPDSIIYYSKLSAKYCNNNKSSRNCYIAYNNIAWSYLLKGKPKKALELINANIDIDNMQFSYRDNLYAGVMHTIGAINYELGNYKESLEYFEIANTYFEKKRTIVNSIIVKEDLSKAYEKTGDLRSSIKALREIIPLFSKMDSLKITREIARIESKKILNIKDEKISDLKQENVKIEKKVNKTRWVIYFLGPFLIIIISILLYRGHKNALRFHRINEELSLSRLKSLRSMMNPHFLFNSFSTLQNYILKKDNLRANEYMTELSNLIRNVLSSSDSIFINFEEELQILKSYITIEQERFGKNFEIKYQIDDELIRMNPTIPSMVVQPYIENALIHGFSHSDKKGILVLSFEKEEDTLLCKVIDNGIGRGEAERLQKKGNDKMHLSIATRNTNERLRILSEIINQKASVVIRDLFEPSGVSKGTEVIITLPLMKTKMNE
- a CDS encoding DinB family protein translates to MIYKLLVFVFLISGTVIAQQGTPKSAFLEKWKNSKDYLLKIAEQMPEDKFEFKPTEREMSFKEQLFHIRGNMLWLGTTYFSSEEFDREKLKENLPETKTEIITLLTKAFDKVYTYIQETDKDDLKFEVDFFAGRKSKLQILNLLQDHVTHHRGQLIVYLNLNDIEPPRYVGW
- a CDS encoding M57 family metalloprotease, which translates into the protein MSFFLRTAILFLIATLIGASSCTKDEVDSIDEVQFTHLPKDVLVKLKELKLDPSDFNMIEIVEIDGSKNEMIVMGDMMISKERLIKTNANESVYISNRTKFIVDTKIHDVINLYVNTENTAYGLSKKTQEALRDAIKEYNEIPGTTIRFNAIFSSDNSRYNEKNYDVLVNVQPDLFSETDITGASEFPTKEGHPGEHFVLSVGANKASAKNYNSLKHLIMHGLGHVIGFRHVDWATRSSCVRHEFQKEESKEDVVIYISRMFSSMSPQFDSVMNACWRETEGKFSTSDKKAIKSRYPLRSPLLN
- a CDS encoding c-type cytochrome, with the translated sequence MQKIALLCMAIALFCVSCQSEKKENSTVTIGTKEQKLSPYDLGKKVFHGKGKCYTCHKIDKKSIGPGVIEIVKVYKDQNKDLMSFLKQEADPIVNPETFAVMKTNFAIIKTFTEEELKAVEVYMTEVNANTTK
- a CDS encoding outer membrane beta-barrel protein, with the protein product MKQLYLLFLIISISTSAQTLRIETGKSISSFRFEDSQGQNFENFQPISKSFIATGINFEIFESKLDLTLDVIYNSLGSKGSQPTQNNYFEWEADYLGIALGVEYTPFSVGNFEPYLKAALSTDFLIHGNQVINNQVLNLRHLGEFGDATFFYRGSIGIKHPISKNTTISLAYQYINSFALSQVSQGGDSKLYIYANMIGIGLAINLEKQ
- a CDS encoding CNNM domain-containing protein, with protein sequence MTLLIIYAVLSIFFSFLCSILEAVLLSVTPTFINVKKKEGKAYANTLENLKKDVDQPLIAILTLNTIAHTVGAILVGVQAEQLPYKFEILGVNMVGIVSTIMTLLILVLSEIIPKTIGATFWKQLANFTSKSLVILIAPLKYTGILWVLRLTTKLIGGKGHHGSVLSREDFTAMTDIAHEEGVFEESESKVIKNLLNFKEILAKDIMTPRSVLKIAPEDQNIAEFFKANKMLRFSRIPVYKDNPDHISGYVLKDEVYKGMAEDNHDMILADLKRQLFVVDRNLAVPNLFEKFVEQREHIALVVDEYGSVSGLVTMEDVIETLLGLEIVDESDTDANMQDLARKNWENRARRLGILDDKKEE
- a CDS encoding T9SS type A sorting domain-containing protein; translated protein: MFALALSAKAQHIQKFTIGHSGGSTVIKLQDNVYTISQSIAQKSVIGTFIGTNYVVLQGYQNPLVVKGNVLQDSQSLKPILYPNPTASVLHVDFEKTVKSTIDIDIIDLNGKTIFSKTYDATNSIDIDVSLFSSGTYLIRISTAGTFLRSQIIKN
- a CDS encoding LytTR family DNA-binding domain-containing protein, which translates into the protein MSNLLKCIIVDDEIKDRENMRLLLESYCPQVEIIGEAKDRTSILSILSKTKPDLVFMDIQLGAISVFDILNELDSIDFKIVFVTAYDKYAIQGYQYDAIDYLLKPVNPKRLIKVINKILLFNNHSGSKEKVLQDFSDLYTKMMETPKISITDAKGVHRVKAIDIIYCVSDGNYTTFILKDNSEIIISKNLKHFEIKLKDYNFLRIHKSYLINMDHIDFLIKEQGGSVIMKNGKSLPVSRNCKKTLYEKMDIL